In the genome of Variovorax sp. PAMC26660, the window GCGGGTGCGCCGGCCTGCTCGGCCATCTTGGCGAGTAGCTTGATGAGGTCGGCGGCCAGCTTGTCGGTTTCGCGGCTGGCGGTGCCGTTGCCGATGGCGATCAGGTTCACGCCGTGCTTGGCGCACAGCTTGCCGAGGGTGTGCAGCGAGCCTTCCCAGTCCTTGCGCGGTTCGTGCGGGAACACGGTGGCGGTTTCGACCAGCTTGCCGGTCGAATCGACCACGGCCACCTTCACGCCGGTGCGGATGCCGGGGTCGAGCCCCATCACCACGCGCGGGCCGGCGGGTGCGGCCAGCAGCAGGTCGCGCAGGTTGTCTGCAAACACCTTGATCGCCACCTTCTCTGCGTCTTCACGCAGGCGGGTGAACAGGTCGCGCTCGGTCGACAGCGCGAGCTTCACGCGCCAGGTCCAGGCCACGCATTTGCGGATCAGGTCGTCGCCGGGGCGAGCCGCATGGCTCCAGCCCAGGTGAAGCGCGATGCGGCCTTCGGCGACGCTGGGCTTGCCCGGTTCGGGCTCGACCGGCAGCACCAGCTTGGCGTCGAGGATGTCGAGCGCGCGGCCACGGAACACGGCCAGCGCGCGGTGCGACGGCACGCGGCCGATGGGCTCGTCGTACTCGAAGTAGTCGCGAAACTTGGAGATGTCGGCGTTGTTCTCGTCCTTGCCGGCCATCAGGCTGGACTTGAGCAGGCCTTCGGCCCAGAGCCATTCGCGCAGGCGCTGCACCAGCGCCGCGTCTTCGGCCCAGCGTTCGGACAGGATGTCGCGCACGCCGTCGAGCACCAGGGGAACGGTCGAGAAATCGGGGCCCGGCTTGCCGTCGTCCAGCGTGGTGGCGGGCTGCAGGAAGGCCTTGGCTTCCACGGCCGGGTCGAGCATCGGGTCGGCCAGCAGCTTGTCGGCCAGCGGCTCGATGCCGAATTCGCGGGCGATCTGGCCCTTGGTGCGGCGCTTCTGCTTGAACGGCAGGTACAGGTCTTCCAGCTCCTGCTTGGTCGGCGCGAATTCGATCGCGGCGCGCAGTTCGGCGGTGAGCTTGCCCTGCTCGTCGATGCTCTTGATGACCGCGGCGCGGCGGTCTTCAAGTTCGCGCAGGTAGGAAAGGCGGGCTTCCAGCTCGCGCAGCTGGATGTCGTCCAGGCCGTCGGTGGCCTCCTTGCGGTAGCGGGCGATGAAGGGAACCGTGGCGCCCCCGTCGAGCAGTTCGACGGCGGCCTTCACCTGATGCTCGCCAACCTTGATTTCGGCGGCAAGCTGGCGAATGATTTTCTGCATGTCTTGAGCGCGTCCCTGGCAAAGCGCGGGAGTTTGCCATAGGCGCGAGCCGGCCCCGGCCGGGTGGCCCTGCGGGCGTGTTACAGCATGCTTTCGGACTCGGGCGGCACGCTGACTGGCGGTGCTTCGTCGCACGGTATCAGCAGGCGTATGCACAGGCCGTGCGGCGCGCAGTCCATGACGGCCAGCTCGCCGTGCACGGCGTCCGCGCGGGCGCGCATGCTGCGCAGCCCCTTGCCCAGATGCTCCGTCGGCACGGTGGCCGAGGCCTGCAGGCCCCGACCGTTGTCGCGCACCTCCAGCATCAACCCGTGCGATCGGACTTGCGGGCCGAAGTGCAGCTCGACGCGGGTGGCATGCGAGTGGCGCAGCGCGTTGGACAGGGCTTCTTGCGCCACCCTGCAGATCTGCACGGCGGTTTCGGGCGGCAAGGGGCATGTGTGGGCGGTGCCGGGAATGTGCCATTCCAGGGCAATGCCGAGTCGGTCGAAGGCCGGCTGCAGCCGGTAACGCAGGTGGCCCAGTCTTTCGACGACGCTGGCGGAGGTCTGGTCGTCCAGGTCGTCCACCGTCATCTGCAACTCGAGCAGGCAGTCCTGCAGCGCCATCGACAAGCCGTCGGGCTCGGCGGATTTCTTCGGGTCCTGGCTGGCGAGCAGCGCCACCAGCCGGGAGCCCACGCCGTCATGCAGGTCGCTGGCGATGCGGCGACGCTCCTTCAGGATGGCCTGCACCTGCCGGTAGCGCGCGACGCGGCGCTGGGAGAGATACCAGATGCTCACGACCATGCCCAGCACCAGCACGTTGACGCCCTGCAGCGCCCAGAAGGTCACCGGCATGTCGTGCGCCAGCACCGTGATGGCCGACGTGGCCCGGATCACCTGCGCCGCCACCGGCGTCAGGTGCAGCGCGGCGGCCAGAGCGATCCACGTCAACACCCGCCGGCGCGAAACGCGCGGCCACAGCCATGTCAGCAACACACACCACGAGGCGATCGACAACCACACGTACTGGTCTTCCAGGAAGTGCGGCAGATGAAAGACTTGCGGCGTGAACATGGCATGGCCTACAGAAGACCCCGATGCGACGCGAAGCTCACGGCCTGTGCCCGGGTGTGGGCGTGCAGCTTGCGGTAGATGTTCTTGACGTGTGCGTTAACCGTCTGGGCGCTGATGGTGAGCTGCAGCGCGATCTCTTCGGTTACGTACCCGGTCGCTACAAGTCGCAACACTTCGCGCTCCCGTGCCGATAACGTCGCCTTGCTGTCCGGCGGGCGCACGGGGTTCACGTTGGAGCGCTTGTGGTCCAGGTGAACCAGCAGCCGGCGCGCCAGCCGCGGGGTGATGGCGGCACCGCCGTTCACCACCTGCAGCACGGCCTGCGCATAGCTCTGGAACCACGCGTTCTTGACGAGGTAGCCGGAGGCGCCCAGCTCGAAGGCGTGCAGCACCTGGGGTTCGTCTTCGAGTGCGGAGATGACGATGATTTCGGCCGCGCTGCGGTGCTTCTTGGCCTCTTCGATCAGCTCGAAGCCGCTGCCGTCGCCCAGCCGGATGTCGACCATGAGCACGTCGAACTCGTGTTGCATCAGGAGACGCCGTCCTTCGCGCAGGGTACCGGCCTGCCCTTCGAGCTGGATGCGCAGATCGCTCAGCAACTCCTGGGCAATGACGCGACGCACGAAGGGGTCGTCGTCCACCAGCAAAACACGCACTGGCTTGGTCTGCTGACCGGTCAGGAAATCAGGCCATGGGAGGGTGTCGGCAGAGGGGGCGAGCAGCCCGCCGAACTGCCCGGGATTGGAGAATTTCCTAGCCCCGCTTCCAATATCTGTCAATGAAATGTCGAGTTCGCTTTCCATTTCAGCCCCTTTGTGACAAAAGAATCACCCTGTTCGTGACCAAAAGTTAATTCATTTCTACTCAAATTCCGAGTTTCTGCTTTTTTGATTACTTTGGTTGCATTTTGTTGCTACTCACTTTCTATGTCCAACGAAAGTTGTAGTTTTTGTCACGGTTGCCGCATGGAAAAGCGGGTTCCTGCAGGCCCGCCGAGGCGCCTCATCCAGTCCTTTCGCCATAGCCTCGCACTACCCAGCCTGAGGCATTTTTTGTTTGCCACTCGACGCTGAAACTTCATCCCGGTCGTCACGGAAACATTTCATTCCGCGTTCACTGACCGTTAGCTGATGGCCGGACTCCCCCGGCGATCAGGTTTGTTTCACACACTTTCGAGGAAGCATCATGAAGAAGACTCTTATCGCGATGGCAGTGGTTCTGGTCGCCGGCGTTGCCTCGGCAACTGTCAGCAGCACGGCCCTTGCCGCTACCAGCACCACGACCGGTTCCTCCAGCTCTGCAGGTTCCGTGGCCGCCAGTTCAGGCACGGGCAGCGCGTTGAGCTACAACGCGGCCACGTCCAGCTCGTCGGCCAATGCCAATGCGGCAGGCGGCGCCTTCGCCGTCCCGGGCTTCGCCATCGGCGGTGCAACGGCAGGCGGTTCGGCGACCACCACCGGCAAAGTGACCAGCGTGGCCGCAACGACGGGCAACGGCGTCGCAGCGGGCGGGGCCAACGCCTCGGCCAATGCGGGCGCGGCCGCCAATGCAAACTACAGCGCTGGTGGCGCGACCCACGTGAGTGGCAGTGCAGGCGGCGTGGCCGGCTCCAACACCAACAACACAGCTGCAACAGCCTCGGGTCCTGGCGGCGGTCTTGCGGTGGTGACGCGGACCTCGACGACGACGTCGGGCTTCAACGCATCGTCCGGCGCCATCAACGGGCCGATCAACGGCACCACAACGTCGGCGACGGCGGGCTCGACCGGCGGCTCCTTCGGCGTGACCAACATCCACCTCGGCAATGCCGGTGGCTTCAGCAACGGTGGCGGCACCGGCGGCCTGGCTGGCGCTGGCGCAACCGCATCGGCTCCCTGAGCGATACGGCCCCGGTTGTTGTACTCAGAAATGGGGAGGGGCCCGCCCCTCCCCGGCATCCAAAGGAGTTGAGAACATGAAAAAACTTATTGTCCTGACCTTGCTGGGCTTGTCCGCGGGCGCCGTGATGGCGCAAACCACGGCGGGCGGTGCCAACAACCAGTCACAAAGCTCAGCCACCACGTCAGCCCAAGGCAACAGCCAGGCCGTGAACTTCAACACCAACACCCCCGCGGACACCCGGGCGACGTTGAACCAGAACGTCAACAACACAGGCGCCACGACGAGCACCGTCGATTACCAGGGCAGCTACACAATCAAGAACGTGCCGTCGGTCAACGGGCCCAACCTGACCACCAGCAACGACACCTGCATGGGCAGCACGAGCGCCAGCGCCAATGGGCCGGGTGTCGGTCTCAGTTTCGGCACCACCTGGACGGACGAGCACTGCAAGCGCCTGAAGATGAGCCGCGAGCTGTGGAACAAGGGCATGAAGGCGGCCTCGCTCGCGATGGACTGCATGGATCCGGCGGCCCAGGCGGCCCTGGAGATGACGGGCACGAAATGCCCGCAGTCGATGACCTTGGACGAACGCATGAGCGCCTACGGACCGCAGGCTTCGGCAACGGGTGCCGCGCCGCCGGTCGCTGCACGGCCCGCACCGCCGGTTGCCGCCGTTGCGCCGCCGCCCGCTCCGGTTGCCCCGGTCGCGATGGTGCAGCCACCCGTGGCCGTGCCTGTTGCAGCCCCCACGCCAGCGCCGCTGCCGCCACCGCCCGCGCCCATCGCCCAGGCAGCGCCCGCGCCGCAACCGGTGATGCAGCCCGTGGCCGCCAGCGTGCCAGTGGAAGACGCACCGGCTGCCGTGACGATGCCCGTCGCCAGCGCCACGGTGACGTCCATCGACGCGAAGGACCTCGAAGCGGCCCGCGTGACGCGCCTGCTTTCAGAACCGGTCGGCGACATCGCGACGGCACCGCAGGCAACGGCCGTCTCGCAATGACCGCAAGGAGTCCATGATGACCAGGACCGTACTCCTCTGGATGGCGGCTTGCTGCGTGGCAACGGCCGCGGGCGCGGCTGCGGCGCCGTCCCCCTACAACCTGCGCGTCGAACGGGTGAACATGGGCAGCGGCCTGCAGAACGCCAACGGCACCGAGAACGCCCAGCCGGTCGGCGACTACGGCGTGTGGCACGTGCCGCAGTACATGCCGGGCTTTCCGACGGCAGCGACCATCTGGCCGCGTGTCGTCATCCTTCATTGCGTCGGCGAGCTTTGCGACGGCTACGAGCTGACACCGGAACTGGGACGGGGCGAGTACCTGTTCTTCCGGCCGTCCGGAAAGTAGCGCAGTCCCCGCGTGCCGGGCGGCGACAAAACGCCGCCCCGGCCGTGCGGTGCCGTACCCTTCGCGCATGACACCCTTCATGCGTGCCCTGCGTGCCCTGATCCGCGCCATCGGCACTGTGATCCTCGTGCCCCTTCTGCTTTTCGAGGAATGGGGGTGGGGCCCGCTGGCCGCCCTGATGGCGCGACTGTCCCGCCTGCCCTTGTGGGCGCGCCTGGAAGACCGCCTGCGCAAGCTGCCGCCCTGGGGCGCACTGCTGGCGTTCTTCGTGCCGATGCTGCTGCTGTTGCCGGTCAAGCTGCTGGCCCTCTTCCTCTTCGGCCACGGGCATGCCGCCAGTGGCGTGACGGTGCTCGTGCTGGCCAAGCTGATCGGCACGGCCATCGTGGCGCGGATCTTTCAGTTGGTCGAAGGCCCGCTGATGCGCATTGCGTGGTTCGCCCGCTGGTATCCGCGCTGGAAAACCTGGAAAGACCATGTGCTCACGCTCGTTCGCCAGAGCCGTCCGTGGCGCGTGGTGCGGGCGCTCAATCGGCGCATCGTCCGCGGGTGGCAGCGTTTGAGGGCCGGTTGAGCTTCTTGTTTTTACCCGGGTATATTGCCAAGTCAATTTAGCCCGGGTAATATTAGAGACATGAACCTGCCTCAAGAAACACGACGCGCGCTCGTCAAGACATACAAGGAGACCGTGCGCCCCGCGGGCGTCTTCGTCATCCGCAACACGCTGGATGGCCGCGTCTACGTGGCCGGCAGCCTCGACGTCGAGGGTGCCATGAACCGCGCCCGCTTCGAACTGAACCAGCGCTCGCATCGCAACAAGTCGCTGGGACGCGACTGGACCACGCACGGCGCGGCGCATTTCAGCTTCGAGGTGATCGACCGGGTCAAGGAGCGTGACGATCCGGCCTTCGACCGTAAGGACGAGCTGGAAAAGCTGCTCCTGCTCTGGCGTGAAGAACTCCAGTGCACCAGTGAGAACGGATACAACACGCCATGAGCATCGACGCACTGGGCTTTTGCCTCCACGTCAGCCGCGCCCATGCCAGCCTGACCCTGAAGCTCGACGAAGACCTCGGCGCCTTCCACGGGCTGAACTACGGCGACTTCACCCTGCTCCACCTGCTTGTGCAAAGCAAGGACGGCCGCATGGCCATGGCCGATCTCGCGCACATGCTGGGCCTGTCGATGTCGGGCCTGATCCGCAAGATGATCACGCTCGAAAAAATCGGGCTGGCCGAACGCGTCGCAGCACCCGGCGAAGACGGCCGCCGCTTCGCGGCCATCCGCTCCGGCGGCAGGCAACTGGCGCAGGAGGCACGCGTCACCGTCGAGGCCATCTGCGCGAAAGCCCTGCGGCCGCTGGACCCGAAACGCCTGCCGGAAATCGACGCCGCGCTCCTCGCGCTCTGCGGGCAAGACGCTTCGCACGCCTGAGCGCGCCAACGGGTAGATTACGCACCTCGTTTCGCCGGCCCCCTGAAAACAGAACATCCGCCATGTCACCAGACGACCCGCCCATCACCCTGACCGCCTTCGCCGGTTTCCGGCGCATCGCGCACGGCACCAAAGCCGAAGTGCTTGCCCAACTGCGCGAACTCGGCGACGTCCCGTCCTGCCTCGTGTTCGACGACCAGACCGGTGCGCAGCTCGACCTCGACCTGCGCGAGATGCCCGATGCCGACACGCCCCACGCCGGCCACGAACACCGCGATGAAGCACCGCGCGGCGTCGGCAGACCCAAGCTGGGCGTGGTCGCGCGCGAAGTCACCCTGCTGCCGCGCCACTGGGACTGGCTGGGTCGCCAACCCGGCGGCGCCTCGGTCGCACTGCGCAAGCTGGTCGACGACGCGCGCCGCGTGCACGCCGACCGCGACACCGTGCGCACGGCGCAAGAAGCCACCTACCGCGTGATGACCGCGATCGCAGGCAACCTGCCCGGCTTCGAGGAAGCGACCCGTGCGCTGTTCGCGGGCGACGAACAGCGCTTCGGCAACCTGATCGAGGCCTGGCCCATCGACCTGCGCGCCCATCTGCAAAAACTGTCTGCCCCCGTCTGGAGCCGTGCATGAGAGCAACCCCTGAAACCCCCAGCACCGGCAAGAGCGGGCTGCAGGGCGTGCCCGTGGCGCCCGTCGGGGCCGCGCGTCCGCTGTGGAAGGTCTTTCTCTTCTTCCTGGCGCCGATGCTGCTCAGCAACATCCTGCAATCGCTGTCGGGCACGCTGAACAACATCTATGTGGGCCAGATGCTCGGCGTGGGCGCGCTGGCGGCGGTGTCGAGTTTTTTCCCGGTGATGTTCTTCTTCATCGCCTTCATCATCGGCCTGGGCGCCGGTGCATCGGTGCTGATCGGCCAGGCCTGGGGCGCGCGCGATGTCGCCAAGGTCAAGGCCGTGGCTGGCACCACGCTCACGGTGGGCATCCTGATGGGCCTGGTGATCGCGGTGTTCGGCGGCGTCTTCACCACGCCGATGCTGGCCATGCTGGGCACGCCGCCCGACGTGCTGGCCGACTCCACGCGCTACGCCCGCATCATGCTCATCGCGATGCCCGGCCTCTTCGTGTTCCTGATGTCCACCGCCATGCTGCGCGGCGTGGGCGACACCGTCACGCCGCTGTTCACGCTGGTCATCTCCACGCTGGTCGGGCTGGTGGTCACGCCCGCGCTCATTCGCGGCTGGGGTGGCCTGCCGCAACTTGGCGTGGCCAGCGGTGCCTGGGCCACGGTGGTGGCCTTCGTGGTGGCCACGTTGTGGCTGGGCTTTCGGCTGCGCCATCGCAAGAGCCCGCTGGCGCCCGATGCCGAGTTCCTGCGCAACCTGCGCATCCAGCCGCACCTGCTGAAGGCGGTGCTCAAGATCGGCGTGCCCACGGGCGTGCAGATGATCGTCGTGGCGCTGGCCGAAGTGGTGCTGCTGTCGATGGTCAACAGCTACGGCTCGAGCGCCACGGCGGCCTACGGCGCGGTGAACCAGGTGGTGGCGTACGTGCAGTTCCCGGCGATCTCGATTGCCATCACCGCGTCGATCCTTGGCGCGCAGGCCATCGGCGCGGGCCGCGCCAACCGCCTGGGCGCGATCGCCAAGACCGCGCTCCTGATGAACCTGGTGCTGACCGGTAGCCTCGTGTTGCTGGGCTACCTGTTCTCGCGTCACCTGATGGGCTTCTTCATCACCAGCGCACCAGTGATCGAGATCGCGCAGACGCTGCTGCACATCATGCTGTGGAGCCTGGTGCTGTTCGGCATGGCCTCTGCCCTGTCGGGGATCATGCGGGCCAGCGGCTCGGTGCTGGTGCCGACGCTGATCTCCATCCTCTGCATCCTCGGCGTGGAAGTGCCGGTGGCGTATGCCATGAGCCACCGCCTCGGGCTGGACGGCATCTGGATCGCCTACCCCGCGACTTTCGGCGCGATGCTGCTGCTGCAGACCGCGTATTACCAGCTGGTGTGGCGCAAGAAGGCGATTCACCGGCTGGTGTAGCCGCCACGACGGCGGTGGCGGATCACGCCCCGTCGTAGGCCTTGCGCACTGCGGCGATGTCGAGCTTGACCATCGTCATCATCGCCTGCATCGCGCGGGCGGCCTTGGCCGGGTCCTTGTCCTGGAACATCTGGATCAGGCCGTCGGGCACGATCTGCCAGGACACGCCGTAGCGGTCGGTGAGCCAGCCGCATTGCACCGGTTCCCCGCCGCCTTCGAGCAGTTTGCTCCAGTAGTTGTCGACCTCGGCTTGCGTCTCGCACTTCAGGTACATCGAGATGGCCGGGGTGAACTTGTACTGAGGCCCTCCGTTGATCACCATGAACTCCTGCCCTTCGAGCTCGAAGGTCGCGGTGAGCAGCAAGCCTTTCAGAGCGGGATTGGTGTCGCCCCAGAGCAGTTTGTCGGTCACGCGCGAGTTCGGAAAGATGGCGGTGTAGAACTTCAGCGCGTCTTCGCCGTTGCGGTCGAACCAGAGGCAGGGCACGATCTTTTGCATGGGATCTCCTTCGCTTGAATGATGAACCTGAGAGTTCAGTATCAAATCGCGGGCCGGCCCTTGTCAAGCCGCGCGGCGGCTGTCAGGGAGAAGTTCCCATGGGGCATGGGGGCCACAATGCCCGTTCACTCCTGTGCCATCACCATGTTCGCCACACTCCAAAGCAGCTTCAAACGCAACGCCGTCATGCTCGCGTGCCTCGTCGCATCCGCAGTGCATGCGGCCGGTGCGGCCGACACCGCGACCTTTCCCGATGCCGATGCCAGCGACCCCGCCAGGCTCGGCTGGATGACCGGTTCGCCCCCGCCCGCCGACCGCACGCTGCGCTTCGACGATGGCAGCTATTTCCAGTTTCCCGCGATGCGCTGGAGCGTGTCGAACTTCCGCCAGTTGATGCCGACCGTGAACGTCTCGCGCGGCCTGGGTGCGCCCGTCGCCCTGCCCTCTGCGTTGCGCAAGGACATCGACGCCCTCAGCTTCACGCCGCTCGGCGCGACGGCGCCCATGAGCTGGGAGCAATCGCTCGCCGCCACCTACACCGATGGCATCGTGGTGCTGCACCGTGGGCGCATCGTCTACGAGCGCTACTTCGGTGTGCTGAAGGACGACGGCCAGCACGGCGCCATGTCCGTCACCAAGTCGGTGGTCGGCACGCTCGGCGCGATGCTGGTGGCCGAAGGCAAGCTCGACGCCGGCAAGCAGGTGGCCGAGTACGTGCCCGAGCTGGCGAAATCCGCCTTCGGCAACGCCACGGTGCGCCAGGTGCTCGACATGACCACTGGCCTGAAGTTCAGCGAAGACTATGCCGATCCGAACGCGGAGGTCTGGGCGCATGCGCAGGCCGGCAGCCCCTTGCCGAAGCCCAAGGACTACACCGGCCCGCGCAGCTACTACGAGTTCCTGCAGACCGTGCAACCCGAAGGAAAGCACGGCGACGGCTTCGGCTACAAGACCGTCAATTCCGATGTGCTGGGTTGGGTGATCGCGCGCGCCACTGGCCGCAACGTGGCGCAACTGCTGTCCGAACGCATCTGGCGCCGCCTCGGTGCCGAGCAGGACGCCTACTTCACCGTCGATTCGATCGGCACGCCCTTTGCCGGCGGCGGCCTGAACACCGGCCTGCGCGACCTCGCGCGCTTCGGCGAAATGCTGCGCAACGACGGCCGCTTCAACGGCCAGCAGATCGTGCCCAAGGCGACGGTCGACGACATCCGCGGCGGCGGTGACAAGGCGGCCTTCGTCAAGGGCGGCTATCCGCTGCTGAAGGGATGGAGCTACCGCGACATGTGGTGGGTCACGCACAACGACCACGGTGCCTACATGGCGCGCGGCGTGCACGGCCAGCGCATCTACATCGACCCGAAGGCCGAGATGGTGATCGTGCGCTACGCCTCGCACCCGGTGGCCGGCAACGCGGCCAACGATCCGGTCACGCTGCCGGCCTTCGAGGCGCTCGGGCGGCACCTGCTCGCGCAGGGCCGTCGCGCGGCGCGCTGAAGGCCGGCGTCGGCGGTTACCAGCGGTACGTGGCCGTGGCGGTCACGGTGCGCGGGTAGCCGTAGTAGCAGTTGCCATAGCCGCAGTTGGCGATGTAGTTCTTGTTGGTGAGGTTGCGCAGATTCAGCGCCAGGCTCCAGTGGTCGATGTCGTAGCCGAGCATGGCGTCGAGCACCGTGGACGCGGGCACCTTGTTCGGCGCCACCGATTCACCATCACCACGGTTCGTGCCGGTGTAGCGCGCACCCAGCCCGACCTTCAGGCCGTTGGCGAAGCGGTAGTCGGCCCACACCGACAGCCGGTGGCGAGGCACGGCCGTGGCCTGCTTGCCGATCTCGCTCGGGTTGCTGCTGGCCGTGACGATGGCCCGGGGCGTGTAGCTGTAGGAGGCCGTGAGGTTCATGCGCGACACCAGCTCGGTCGTGGCTTCCAGCTCCAGGCCGCGCACCGAGATCTCACCCGTCTGCTTGGGCATCGATTCCTGGTTGAAGCTGATGTAGTTCTTGCGTCGCAGGTCGAAGATGGCCGCGCTGTAAAGCTCCTTGCGGCCGGGCGGCTGGTAGCGGATGCCCGCCTCGTACTGCCGGCCGCTTTCGGGCTTGAACGGATTGCCCGAGACCGGATCGATGGTCGCGGTCGGCGCGAACGACTCCGAGTAGCTCAGATACGGTGCCCAGCCGCTCGGATGCAGATAAACCAGGCCCGCACGGCTGGTGAACTTGTGGTCCTTGATGCGCGTGTCCGAGCCGTCCAGCCGGCTGTGCACGTTGCTGTCGGCGCTGTCGTAGCGACCGCCCAGCGTCAGTGCCCAGCGGTCGTCCCACTTGATCTGGTCCTGCAGGTACAGGCCGGTCTGGCTCAGGCGGCTGATGCCGTCGAAGTACGGGGCCGGCACCTTGACCCCGCCGCCGTATGCCGGCGCGTAGATATTGAGCGGTGACGCACTGCCGCCGCTGAAGGTGATCTGGTCGATGCGGGTGCGCTGGTAGTCCAGGCCCACCAGCACCTTGTGCTGCGTGTCGCCCAGCCGGAAATCGGCCTGCGCCTGGTTGTCCAGGGCCACGGCGCCGATGTTTTCGCGACTGCCGAAAGTTCTTCTCGACAGGAACTGGAAGTTGGCCGGGTCCGTCGCGCTGTCGGGGTTCACGGTCAGGAAGTTGGACGCCTGCACGCCCCGGTAGTCCATTTTCTGGTGGGCATAGCGCGCGTTCTGCCGCACGGTCCAGGTGTCGTTGATGCGATGCTCGAACTGGTAGCCGATCATTTCCTGGTCCTGGTTGAAATGGTCGAACCAGGGCTCGCCCGTGAACAGCGACGAAGGAATATAGGTGCCGATCCTGGTCGCCTCCAGCGAGCCGACTTTCGGACGCGCGCGGGTGTAGACCCCGCTGCGGGTGCGGCTGAACTGCGAGAGCAGCGTCAGCGTCGTGTCGCTCGATGGCTTCCAGGTGAGCGACGGCGCAATGTAAGTGCGGTCATCCGCCTCCTTGGCGGCTGGCAGTTGCGCGTCGCGCAGCAAGCCGGTGATGCGATACAGCACCTTGCCGTCCGCATCCAGCGCACCCGCGAAGTCGCCCGCGACCTGGCGGCCGGCGTGATCGCCAACCTGCAGTTGCAGCTCGCGCACCGGCTCTGCCGTCGGTCGCTTGCTGACCACGTTCACCACCCCGCCCGGACCGCTCATGCCGTACAAGACCGACGAGGGGCCGCGCAGCAGTTCGATGCGCTCGGCGCCGTAGTTCTCGGTGCGCCAGACGCCCCAGGTGCTGTTGTTGCGCAGAGGCAGGCCGTCGAGGTAGAAGCCCGGCGAATAGGCGTCGAAGCCCCGCAGCGAGATCCAGTCGTAGCGCGAATCGGCGCCATAGGTCGTGGTCGAGACGCCCGGCGTGTAGCCCAGCGCATCCTTGAGGTTGGTGGCACCCATGGCCTCGATGCGATCGGCCGTGACCACCGAGATCGACTGCGGCGTCTCGATGATCGGCGTGTCGGTCTTGGTGCCCGTGGCGCTGCGCTTGGCGAGGTAGCCCTGCACGCGGCCCGTGGCGCTCTCTTCGCCATCGGCCACCACAGTGACTGCCGGCAGCGTGGAGGTGCCTGACGCCGCAGGCACCGTCTTGATCACGGCGGCGTTGCCTTCCATGCTGGCGGCCAGTCCGCTGCCGGCGAGCAGGCGGTCGAGCGCCTGGCGCGGCGTCAGGCTGCCGGAGATGGCTGGCGCCGTCTTGCCCGCCACCAGGCTTTGCTGCACGACGAGCTGGATGCGGGTCTGCCGTGCCCAGTCGTTCAGCGCCTCGGCCAGCGGCTGGGCTGCAATGCCGATCTGCAGTGGCGCGCCGGTCGGCGTGCCCTGGGTCTGGGCACGCAGCGGTGCATTCGCCAGGGCAAGTGCAATGGCCAGGGCCAGCGGCGCCGGCGTCATCTTCAAGCGGTTCATCAACGTCTTCCAGGTAGAGAATACAAATGGTTCTTATCTGGCTGACGCACGAACTGCTGGAAATACGGTAACCCTGGTGAAAAAAATATGGCCCCGTCGCTTTCGGGGCGCGCTGGCTAAGGCGCCGGCACGATCTCGGCAACCGGCCCGTCGCCTTTGAGCCGCACGGGCAAGGCGCTGGGCAGCGCGCGCCGCAGCGTGCGTGCGTCTCTCGGGTCGAAGGTGCCGCTCAGGCGCAGCGCCGCGACGGCCGGGTCGTACACCACGAGGCCGGTGCTGCCGTAGCGCTCCAGTTCGGCCAATGCGCGCGCCAGCGGCGTGTCCACAAAGCTCAGCCGGTGCTCGCGCCAGGGTGCAATGCCATCGCCCGGAACGGCCGATACGGCGGCCAGCACGCCCTGCGGATCGCTTTCCACCTGCTGGCCAGCGGTGAGGAAGACAGCGTTTTCCAGCGCCGCGGCGGAAGACTCGACCCAACTGTCG includes:
- a CDS encoding Tex family protein, which gives rise to MQKIIRQLAAEIKVGEHQVKAAVELLDGGATVPFIARYRKEATDGLDDIQLRELEARLSYLRELEDRRAAVIKSIDEQGKLTAELRAAIEFAPTKQELEDLYLPFKQKRRTKGQIAREFGIEPLADKLLADPMLDPAVEAKAFLQPATTLDDGKPGPDFSTVPLVLDGVRDILSERWAEDAALVQRLREWLWAEGLLKSSLMAGKDENNADISKFRDYFEYDEPIGRVPSHRALAVFRGRALDILDAKLVLPVEPEPGKPSVAEGRIALHLGWSHAARPGDDLIRKCVAWTWRVKLALSTERDLFTRLREDAEKVAIKVFADNLRDLLLAAPAGPRVVMGLDPGIRTGVKVAVVDSTGKLVETATVFPHEPRKDWEGSLHTLGKLCAKHGVNLIAIGNGTASRETDKLAADLIKLLAKMAEQAGAPAMNVEKVVVSEAGASVYSASEFASQEMPDVDVSLRGAASIARRLQDPLAELVKIDPKSIGVGQYQHDVNQSELTRTLHTVVEDCVNSVGVDLNTASVPLLSRVSGLSASVAKAVVRWRESNGAFATRKQLLDVTGFGPKAFEQSAGFLRIRGGTDPLDVTGVHPETYPLVEQIIVKTGKPIAELMGRAEMLKTLKPELFANEKFGVITVKDILGELEKPGRDPRPDFKVARFNDGVDDIKDLVEGMILEGTVSNVAQFGAFIDLGVHQDGLVHVSQLSHKFVNDAREVVKTGDIVKVKVMEVDVARKRIGLSMKLDAAPARRDGPRDNRFEGAGRGQQQQPSRRDNSPQPAGQMASAFAKLQGLRK
- a CDS encoding sensor histidine kinase, with translation MFTPQVFHLPHFLEDQYVWLSIASWCVLLTWLWPRVSRRRVLTWIALAAALHLTPVAAQVIRATSAITVLAHDMPVTFWALQGVNVLVLGMVVSIWYLSQRRVARYRQVQAILKERRRIASDLHDGVGSRLVALLASQDPKKSAEPDGLSMALQDCLLELQMTVDDLDDQTSASVVERLGHLRYRLQPAFDRLGIALEWHIPGTAHTCPLPPETAVQICRVAQEALSNALRHSHATRVELHFGPQVRSHGLMLEVRDNGRGLQASATVPTEHLGKGLRSMRARADAVHGELAVMDCAPHGLCIRLLIPCDEAPPVSVPPESESML
- a CDS encoding LuxR C-terminal-related transcriptional regulator; translation: MESELDISLTDIGSGARKFSNPGQFGGLLAPSADTLPWPDFLTGQQTKPVRVLLVDDDPFVRRVIAQELLSDLRIQLEGQAGTLREGRRLLMQHEFDVLMVDIRLGDGSGFELIEEAKKHRSAAEIIVISALEDEPQVLHAFELGASGYLVKNAWFQSYAQAVLQVVNGGAAITPRLARRLLVHLDHKRSNVNPVRPPDSKATLSAREREVLRLVATGYVTEEIALQLTISAQTVNAHVKNIYRKLHAHTRAQAVSFASHRGLL
- a CDS encoding GIY-YIG nuclease family protein → MNLPQETRRALVKTYKETVRPAGVFVIRNTLDGRVYVAGSLDVEGAMNRARFELNQRSHRNKSLGRDWTTHGAAHFSFEVIDRVKERDDPAFDRKDELEKLLLLWREELQCTSENGYNTP
- a CDS encoding MarR family winged helix-turn-helix transcriptional regulator — encoded protein: MSIDALGFCLHVSRAHASLTLKLDEDLGAFHGLNYGDFTLLHLLVQSKDGRMAMADLAHMLGLSMSGLIRKMITLEKIGLAERVAAPGEDGRRFAAIRSGGRQLAQEARVTVEAICAKALRPLDPKRLPEIDAALLALCGQDASHA
- a CDS encoding DUF2239 family protein — protein: MSPDDPPITLTAFAGFRRIAHGTKAEVLAQLRELGDVPSCLVFDDQTGAQLDLDLREMPDADTPHAGHEHRDEAPRGVGRPKLGVVAREVTLLPRHWDWLGRQPGGASVALRKLVDDARRVHADRDTVRTAQEATYRVMTAIAGNLPGFEEATRALFAGDEQRFGNLIEAWPIDLRAHLQKLSAPVWSRA